The following are encoded in a window of Anopheles stephensi strain Indian chromosome X, UCI_ANSTEP_V1.0, whole genome shotgun sequence genomic DNA:
- the LOC118506244 gene encoding uncharacterized protein LOC118506244 isoform X6 — protein MEEEQRRLSQQFETPGTALLQPGYGQPLPPNAPAVEQQGSQASSVHFSPSLSSAPTSLHPPSLAPAASMQHPPSLPGVSQNGEPTMYQIMQLLRQLMTKIEQQPPASLPTNASQQQLPVVHPPSASQQQPLVSEIASQPQQQHRSAPANPEQILDSVARNITEFCFEAEAGLTFEAWYSRYEDLFVSDAARIDDAAKVRMLMRKLGSMEHESSRRRLIGWARSHH, from the exons ATGGAGGAAGAGCAGCGCCGTCTCTCGCAGCAGTTCGAAACCCCGGGTACTGCGTTACTACAACCCGGATACGGCCAACCGCTCCCGCCAAACGCTCCAGCGGTCGAGCAGCAGGGATCTCAAGCGTCCTCGGTACATTTTTCGCCATCGCTATCATCAGCGCCCACAAGCCTTCATCCGCCATCGCTCGCTCCAGCCGCTTCGATGCAGCACCCGCCATCGCTACCAGGCGTGTCACAAAACGGTGAGCCAACAATGTATCAAATAATGCAGCTTCTACGCCAATTAATGACAAAAATTGAGCAACAGCCGCCAGCATCACTGCCCACAAAcgcatcgcagcagcagctaccagTAGTGCATCCGCCAAGTGCatcacagcagcaaccactaGTATCGGAAATCGCGTcgcaaccgcagcagcagcatcggtcaGCTCCAGCCAATCCGGAGCAAATCCTGGACTCGGTGGCGAGAAACATCACCGAATTCTGCTTCGAGGCTGAAGCCGGTCTAACGTTCGAGGCGTGGTACTCGCGCTACGAGGATCTGTTCGTCAGTGATGCAGCCAGGATTGACGATGCGGCCAAGGTACGAATGCTTATGCGGAAGCTAGGATCAATGGAGCATGAGAG TAGCCGCAGACGCCTCATCGGTTGGGCTCGGAGCCACCATTAG
- the LOC118506244 gene encoding uncharacterized protein LOC118506244 isoform X4 has product MEEEQRRLSQQFETPGTALLQPGYGQPLPPNAPAVEQQGSQASSVHFSPSLSSAPTSLHPPSLAPAASMQHPPSLPGVSQNGEPTMYQIMQLLRQLMTKIEQQPPASLPTNASQQQLPVVHPPSASQQQPLVSEIASQPQQQHRSAPANPEQILDSVARNITEFCFEAEAGLTFEAWYSRYEDLFVSDAARIDDAAKVRMLMRKLGSMEHESCSSYEKGPSTARSVPLRPIGLARQGQLWCGIGPIPQQKGSTDDRWRLYPLRREDCDSRSFAAEMP; this is encoded by the exons ATGGAGGAAGAGCAGCGCCGTCTCTCGCAGCAGTTCGAAACCCCGGGTACTGCGTTACTACAACCCGGATACGGCCAACCGCTCCCGCCAAACGCTCCAGCGGTCGAGCAGCAGGGATCTCAAGCGTCCTCGGTACATTTTTCGCCATCGCTATCATCAGCGCCCACAAGCCTTCATCCGCCATCGCTCGCTCCAGCCGCTTCGATGCAGCACCCGCCATCGCTACCAGGCGTGTCACAAAACGGTGAGCCAACAATGTATCAAATAATGCAGCTTCTACGCCAATTAATGACAAAAATTGAGCAACAGCCGCCAGCATCACTGCCCACAAAcgcatcgcagcagcagctaccagTAGTGCATCCGCCAAGTGCatcacagcagcaaccactaGTATCGGAAATCGCGTcgcaaccgcagcagcagcatcggtcaGCTCCAGCCAATCCGGAGCAAATCCTGGACTCGGTGGCGAGAAACATCACCGAATTCTGCTTCGAGGCTGAAGCCGGTCTAACGTTCGAGGCGTGGTACTCGCGCTACGAGGATCTGTTCGTCAGTGATGCAGCCAGGATTGACGATGCGGCCAAGGTACGAATGCTTATGCGGAAGCTAGGATCAATGGAGCATGAGAG TTGCAGCAGCTACGAAAAAGGACCCTCTACTGCGCGAAGTGTACCGCTACGTCCAATCGGGTTGGCCAGGCAAGGTCAGTTATGGTGCGGAATTGGCCCAATTCCACAACAGAAGGGAAGCACTGACGACCGTTGGCGACTGTATCCTCTTCGGAGAGAGGATTGTGATTCCCGCAGCTTTGCAGCAGAGATGCCTTAG
- the LOC118506244 gene encoding mediator of RNA polymerase II transcription subunit 15-like isoform X5, with protein MEEEQRRLSQQFETPGTALLQPGYGQPLPPNAPAVEQQGSQASSVHFSPSLSSAPTSLHPPSLAPAASMQHPPSLPGVSQNGEPTMYQIMQLLRQLMTKIEQQPPASLPTNASQQQLPVVHPPSASQQQPLVSEIASQPQQQHRSAPANPEQILDSVARNITEFCFEAEAGLTFEAWYSRYEDLFVSDAARIDDAAKVRMLMRKLGSMEHESNPIPQDALWQAFPPPNRPQAIAAHLWIKKGNSCVYCQPAAAVRSSAAAIRLRNRVHTHG; from the exons ATGGAGGAAGAGCAGCGCCGTCTCTCGCAGCAGTTCGAAACCCCGGGTACTGCGTTACTACAACCCGGATACGGCCAACCGCTCCCGCCAAACGCTCCAGCGGTCGAGCAGCAGGGATCTCAAGCGTCCTCGGTACATTTTTCGCCATCGCTATCATCAGCGCCCACAAGCCTTCATCCGCCATCGCTCGCTCCAGCCGCTTCGATGCAGCACCCGCCATCGCTACCAGGCGTGTCACAAAACGGTGAGCCAACAATGTATCAAATAATGCAGCTTCTACGCCAATTAATGACAAAAATTGAGCAACAGCCGCCAGCATCACTGCCCACAAAcgcatcgcagcagcagctaccagTAGTGCATCCGCCAAGTGCatcacagcagcaaccactaGTATCGGAAATCGCGTcgcaaccgcagcagcagcatcggtcaGCTCCAGCCAATCCGGAGCAAATCCTGGACTCGGTGGCGAGAAACATCACCGAATTCTGCTTCGAGGCTGAAGCCGGTCTAACGTTCGAGGCGTGGTACTCGCGCTACGAGGATCTGTTCGTCAGTGATGCAGCCAGGATTGACGATGCGGCCAAGGTACGAATGCTTATGCGGAAGCTAGGATCAATGGAGCATGAGAG TAACCCGATTCCACAAGATGCTTTATGGCAGGCATTTCCGCCTCCAAACCGACCACAAGCCATTGCTGCGCATCTTTGGATCAAAAAAGGGAATTCCTGTGTATACTGCCAACCGGCTGCAGCGGTTCGCTCTAGCGCTGCAGCTATACGACTTCGAAATCGAGTACATACCCACGGATAA
- the LOC118506244 gene encoding uncharacterized protein LOC118506244 isoform X3: MEEEQRRLSQQFETPGTALLQPGYGQPLPPNAPAVEQQGSQASSVHFSPSLSSAPTSLHPPSLAPAASMQHPPSLPGVSQNGEPTMYQIMQLLRQLMTKIEQQPPASLPTNASQQQLPVVHPPSASQQQPLVSEIASQPQQQHRSAPANPEQILDSVARNITEFCFEAEAGLTFEAWYSRYEDLFVSDAARIDDAAKVRMLMRKLGSMEHERSCSSYEKGPSTARSVPLRPIGLARQGQLWCGIGPIPQQKGSTDDRWRLYPLRREDCDSRSFAAEMP, from the exons ATGGAGGAAGAGCAGCGCCGTCTCTCGCAGCAGTTCGAAACCCCGGGTACTGCGTTACTACAACCCGGATACGGCCAACCGCTCCCGCCAAACGCTCCAGCGGTCGAGCAGCAGGGATCTCAAGCGTCCTCGGTACATTTTTCGCCATCGCTATCATCAGCGCCCACAAGCCTTCATCCGCCATCGCTCGCTCCAGCCGCTTCGATGCAGCACCCGCCATCGCTACCAGGCGTGTCACAAAACGGTGAGCCAACAATGTATCAAATAATGCAGCTTCTACGCCAATTAATGACAAAAATTGAGCAACAGCCGCCAGCATCACTGCCCACAAAcgcatcgcagcagcagctaccagTAGTGCATCCGCCAAGTGCatcacagcagcaaccactaGTATCGGAAATCGCGTcgcaaccgcagcagcagcatcggtcaGCTCCAGCCAATCCGGAGCAAATCCTGGACTCGGTGGCGAGAAACATCACCGAATTCTGCTTCGAGGCTGAAGCCGGTCTAACGTTCGAGGCGTGGTACTCGCGCTACGAGGATCTGTTCGTCAGTGATGCAGCCAGGATTGACGATGCGGCCAAGGTACGAATGCTTATGCGGAAGCTAGGATCAATGGAGCATGAGAG AAGTTGCAGCAGCTACGAAAAAGGACCCTCTACTGCGCGAAGTGTACCGCTACGTCCAATCGGGTTGGCCAGGCAAGGTCAGTTATGGTGCGGAATTGGCCCAATTCCACAACAGAAGGGAAGCACTGACGACCGTTGGCGACTGTATCCTCTTCGGAGAGAGGATTGTGATTCCCGCAGCTTTGCAGCAGAGATGCCTTAG
- the LOC118506244 gene encoding uncharacterized protein K02A2.6-like isoform X1: protein MREVAAATKKDPLLREVYRYVQSGWPGKVSYGAELAQFHNRREALTTVGDCILFGERIVIPAALQQRCLRQLHQGHPGIQRMKAIARSFVYWPSLDSDIADRVASCEACQAAAKSPPSQIPSCWPKPPGPWHRVHIDYAGPVEGAYFLIAVDAYSKWPEIIKTSNGQAERFVDTFKRSLKKIRARNVSLEEALDLFLLTYRSTPNPALDQRTPAEVMFGRTTRTIHHLLRPPAASESTAKDDFREYQPGDLVYAKVYRANSWNWIAGRIARRIGNVMYEVVSHDQRRLRRHVNQLRRRVASSSERNEMDQHQFPLSLLLDEMSLTSRQQSPSASLPTEPASSSAAPALTGVQRAPASSPASSVQPEVQLAASSSGSSNTQQTQLPRRSSRTRRLPRRFSAYRLN from the exons ATGAGAG AAGTTGCAGCAGCTACGAAAAAGGACCCTCTACTGCGCGAAGTGTACCGCTACGTCCAATCGGGTTGGCCAGGCAAGGTCAGTTATGGTGCGGAATTGGCCCAATTCCACAACAGAAGGGAAGCACTGACGACCGTTGGCGACTGTATCCTCTTCGGAGAGAGGATTGTGATTCCCGCAGCTTTGCAGCAGAGATGCCTTAGACAGCTTCATCAAGGGCATCCGGGCATCCAGCGAATGAAGGCGATTGCACGCAGTTTCGTGTATTGGCCATCATTGGACAGCGACATCGCCGATCGAGTTGCTTCATGCGAAGCATGCCAGGCTGCGGCGAAATCACCACCATCCCAGATACCATCATGTTGGCCGAAGCCACCTGGGCCTTGGCACCGCGTACACATCGATTACGCTGGACCTGTGGAGGGAGCCTATTTCCTGATTGCGGTAGATGCCTACTCCAAGTGGCCGGAAATCATTAAAACT TCCAACGGCCAGGCAGAGCGATTTGTGGATACCTTCAAGCGATCACTGAAGAAAATACGGGCGAGGAACGTGTCCCTTGAAGAGGCCCTGGACTTGTTTCTTCTCACGTATCGCTCAACACCAAATCCTGCTTTGGACCAGCGCACACCAGCCGAAGTGATGTTTGGAAGAACGACCAGGACAATTCATCATCTATTGCGCCCTCCTGCAGCATCGGAGTCTACAGCGAAGGATGACTTTCGTGAATACCAGCCTGGTGATTTAGTGTATGCCAAGGTGTATCGGGCAAACTCTTGGAATTGGATAGCAGGGAGGATTGCTCGCAGAATTGGCAACGTCATGTACGAGGTTGTGTCGCACGACCAGAGAAGACTTCGGCGTCATGTGAATCAGCTCCGCCGCCGTGTCGCTAGCTCATCAGAACGGAACGAGATGGATCAGCACCAATTTCCCCTTAGTTTACTTTTAGATGAGATGAGTTTGACGTCTCGTCAGCAGTCGCCGTCCGCTTCGCTGCCAACGGAGCCAGCCTCATCTTCAGCAGCACCGGCGCTGACAGGGGTTCAGCGAGCACCGGCATCATCGCCAGCATCATCCGTGCAACCGGAGGTACAACTAGCGGCTTCGTctagtggcagcagcaacacccaaCAGACACAGCTACCACGACGATCTTCTAGGACTAGAAGACTGCCTCGTAGGTTCAGCGCGTATCGGCTGAATTAA
- the LOC118506244 gene encoding uncharacterized protein K02A2.6-like isoform X2 codes for MPTPSGRKSLKLQVLPHSLQYLFCEEYLPDLDRQLHWSATTSNGQAERFVDTFKRSLKKIRARNVSLEEALDLFLLTYRSTPNPALDQRTPAEVMFGRTTRTIHHLLRPPAASESTAKDDFREYQPGDLVYAKVYRANSWNWIAGRIARRIGNVMYEVVSHDQRRLRRHVNQLRRRVASSSERNEMDQHQFPLSLLLDEMSLTSRQQSPSASLPTEPASSSAAPALTGVQRAPASSPASSVQPEVQLAASSSGSSNTQQTQLPRRSSRTRRLPRRFSAYRLN; via the exons ATGCCTACTCCAAGTGGCCGGAAATCATTAAAACTGCAAGTATTACCTCATTCGCTACAATATCTATTTTGCGAGGAATATTTGCCAGATTTGGACCGCCAGTTACATTGGTCAGCGACAACG TCCAACGGCCAGGCAGAGCGATTTGTGGATACCTTCAAGCGATCACTGAAGAAAATACGGGCGAGGAACGTGTCCCTTGAAGAGGCCCTGGACTTGTTTCTTCTCACGTATCGCTCAACACCAAATCCTGCTTTGGACCAGCGCACACCAGCCGAAGTGATGTTTGGAAGAACGACCAGGACAATTCATCATCTATTGCGCCCTCCTGCAGCATCGGAGTCTACAGCGAAGGATGACTTTCGTGAATACCAGCCTGGTGATTTAGTGTATGCCAAGGTGTATCGGGCAAACTCTTGGAATTGGATAGCAGGGAGGATTGCTCGCAGAATTGGCAACGTCATGTACGAGGTTGTGTCGCACGACCAGAGAAGACTTCGGCGTCATGTGAATCAGCTCCGCCGCCGTGTCGCTAGCTCATCAGAACGGAACGAGATGGATCAGCACCAATTTCCCCTTAGTTTACTTTTAGATGAGATGAGTTTGACGTCTCGTCAGCAGTCGCCGTCCGCTTCGCTGCCAACGGAGCCAGCCTCATCTTCAGCAGCACCGGCGCTGACAGGGGTTCAGCGAGCACCGGCATCATCGCCAGCATCATCCGTGCAACCGGAGGTACAACTAGCGGCTTCGTctagtggcagcagcaacacccaaCAGACACAGCTACCACGACGATCTTCTAGGACTAGAAGACTGCCTCGTAGGTTCAGCGCGTATCGGCTGAATTAA